Proteins co-encoded in one Aquincola tertiaricarbonis genomic window:
- a CDS encoding ABC transporter permease, with translation MTSSASPSPTRTGALRSELATYLGLAAVLVAMVLLFSTLSDYFFSVETFIAIVNEIPALAVMAVGMTFVLIVAGIDLSVGSVLALSAALSATAILQWQWSVPAAALLGLGAGVLCGAVLGSVSVAFRLPSFIVSLGMLEVVRGAAYLVTDSRTQYVGERISWLAQPWLGNVSAAFVIAVLLVIVGQLVLTRTVFGRSVVGIGTNEEAMRLAGVDPRPIRIAVFALTGLLAALAGLMQAARLEAADPNAGQGIELRVIAAVVIGGTSLMGGRGSVVTTFFGVLIIAVLEAGLAQVGASEPSKRVVTGCVIVAAVIVDTLRQRRRGG, from the coding sequence ATGACCTCCTCCGCCTCCCCCAGCCCCACGCGCACTGGCGCGCTGCGCAGCGAGCTGGCCACCTACCTGGGCCTGGCCGCCGTGCTGGTGGCCATGGTGCTGCTGTTCAGCACGCTCAGCGACTACTTCTTCAGCGTCGAGACCTTCATCGCCATCGTCAACGAGATCCCCGCGCTGGCGGTGATGGCGGTGGGCATGACCTTCGTGCTCATCGTGGCCGGCATCGACCTGTCGGTGGGCTCGGTGCTGGCATTGAGCGCCGCGCTCAGCGCCACCGCCATCCTGCAGTGGCAATGGAGCGTGCCGGCCGCGGCGCTGCTGGGCCTGGGCGCCGGCGTGCTGTGCGGCGCGGTGCTGGGCTCGGTGTCGGTGGCCTTCCGGCTGCCGTCCTTCATCGTCTCTCTGGGCATGCTGGAAGTGGTGCGCGGCGCGGCCTATCTGGTCACCGATTCACGCACCCAGTACGTGGGCGAGCGCATCTCCTGGCTGGCCCAGCCCTGGCTGGGCAATGTGTCGGCGGCCTTCGTCATCGCGGTGCTGCTGGTCATCGTCGGCCAGCTGGTGCTCACGCGCACGGTGTTCGGCCGCAGCGTGGTGGGCATCGGCACCAACGAAGAAGCGATGCGCCTGGCCGGCGTCGATCCGCGGCCCATCCGCATCGCCGTGTTCGCCCTCACCGGCCTGCTGGCCGCGCTGGCGGGCCTGATGCAGGCGGCCCGGCTGGAAGCGGCCGACCCCAATGCGGGCCAGGGCATCGAGCTGCGTGTCATCGCCGCGGTGGTGATCGGCGGCACCAGCCTGATGGGCGGGCGCGGCTCGGTGGTCACCACCTTCTTCGGCGTGCTGATCATCGCGGTGCTGGAAGCCGGCCTGGCCCAGGTGGGCGCCAGCGAGCCCAGCAAGCGCGTGGTCACCGGCTGCGTGATCGTGGCGGCGGTGATCGTCGACACGCTGCGCCAGCGCCGCCGCGGAGGCTGA
- a CDS encoding LacI family DNA-binding transcriptional regulator, which translates to MATIKDVALRAGVSVTTVSHVVNGTRHVSPDGRERVEQAIRALGYVPSAVARSLKRNTTHTLGMITPNSSNPYFAEIVRAAEDRCFGAGYTLILCNTDDEPRRQSMVLQVLAQRRIDGLIVVSSGDDAGLPALLAGLEMPTVLLDREIDTLPCDLVETAHMNGALLATRHLATLGHRRIACIGGPRGLVPSEQRIAGWRLALAEIGAGSGHTPEPEADELLWHGDFTSESGYACMHALLRHTPRPSAVFVANDLMALGALCAAHECGVDVPGDISVVGFDDIELARFSSPPLTTVAQPKQRIAALAVDMLLERIEGRRADPRKVVLQPELRVRASSGAAR; encoded by the coding sequence ATGGCCACCATCAAGGACGTGGCGCTGCGCGCCGGCGTGTCCGTCACCACCGTCTCGCACGTGGTCAACGGCACGCGGCACGTCAGCCCCGACGGGCGCGAGCGGGTGGAGCAAGCCATCCGCGCGCTGGGCTACGTGCCCAGTGCGGTGGCCCGCAGCCTGAAGCGCAACACCACGCACACGCTGGGCATGATCACGCCCAACAGCTCCAACCCCTACTTCGCCGAGATCGTGCGCGCGGCCGAAGACCGCTGCTTCGGTGCCGGCTACACCCTCATCCTGTGCAACACCGACGATGAGCCGCGGCGCCAGAGCATGGTGCTGCAGGTGCTGGCCCAGCGCCGCATCGACGGCCTGATCGTGGTCAGCAGCGGCGACGACGCCGGCCTGCCCGCGCTGCTGGCCGGGCTGGAGATGCCCACCGTGCTGCTGGACCGCGAGATCGACACCCTGCCCTGCGACCTGGTGGAAACCGCCCACATGAACGGCGCGCTGCTGGCCACCCGCCACCTGGCCACGCTGGGCCACCGGCGCATCGCCTGCATCGGCGGCCCGCGCGGCCTGGTGCCCAGCGAGCAGCGCATCGCCGGCTGGCGGCTGGCGCTGGCCGAGATCGGCGCCGGCAGTGGGCACACCCCCGAGCCCGAGGCCGACGAGCTGCTGTGGCATGGCGACTTCACCAGTGAAAGCGGCTATGCCTGCATGCATGCGCTGCTGCGCCACACGCCGCGGCCCAGCGCCGTGTTCGTGGCCAACGACCTGATGGCGCTGGGCGCCTTGTGCGCCGCCCATGAATGCGGCGTGGACGTGCCGGGCGACATCTCGGTGGTGGGCTTCGACGACATCGAGCTGGCCCGCTTCAGCAGCCCGCCGCTGACCACGGTGGCGCAGCCCAAGCAGCGCATCGCGGCGCTGGCGGTGGACATGCTGCTCGAACGCATCGAGGGCCGGCGCGCCGACCCGCGCAAGGTGGTGCTGCAGCCTGAGCTGCGGGTGCGCGCTTCCAGCGGAGCGGCCCGATGA
- the rbsD gene encoding D-ribose pyranase: protein MKRNRLLHAELSRVIASLGHGDALVIGDAGLPIPDAPQGHGGPQRIDLAVTRGVPAFDDVLAAVLSEMQVERALIATEACDGGSALPAWVAPIDAPVQAVSHEDLKLATRSARAVVRTGEFTPYRNVVLLAGVVF from the coding sequence ATGAAGCGCAACCGCCTGCTGCATGCCGAACTGTCCCGCGTCATCGCCTCGCTGGGCCATGGCGATGCGCTGGTGATCGGCGACGCCGGCCTGCCCATCCCCGATGCGCCGCAGGGCCACGGCGGCCCGCAGCGCATCGACCTGGCGGTCACCCGCGGCGTGCCCGCCTTCGACGACGTGCTGGCCGCGGTGCTGAGCGAGATGCAGGTCGAGCGCGCCCTCATCGCCACCGAAGCCTGCGATGGCGGCAGCGCCCTGCCCGCCTGGGTGGCGCCGATCGACGCGCCAGTGCAGGCCGTGAGCCATGAAGACCTGAAGCTGGCCACCCGCAGCGCCCGCGCCGTGGTGCGCACCGGCGAGTTCACGCCCTACCGCAACGTGGTGCTGCTGGCGGGCGTGGTGTTCTGA
- a CDS encoding tripartite tricarboxylate transporter permease — translation MDILHNLAFGFSHALTWQNLMFCAIGCTVGTLVGLLPGLGPLATISLLLPLTYSIPTTGALIMLAGIYYGAQYGDSVSAITMKIPHASSIVACIDGYAMTLKGKTGLALFTAGFSSFIGGTVAIVVLSSLAPTLGEVALLFGPTDYCALMLVGFVCVSFVTTGSLLNGLAMCLIGVLLGQIGTDVTSGQTRYTFDIPFLADGVGLVSIALGCFGIAEITKNLDAREERSPFNGKIDLIPTWAEFKRIIPSALRGSVVGSVLGILPGGGPVIAQFAAYALDKKVSKYKDEIGQGAIEGVAGQAAADEAAARTSFIPLMSIGIPENAVMALMMAAFIIKGIQPGPNMISGHPELFWGLVASMWVGNCFLLLLNVPLVRYWLSVFKIPYAVLFPSILFFCCIGTYSVNNNLDEIFVTAGFGLAGYLFMRLGLDAAPLMLGFILGPMLEENFRRAMLISRGHFSVFVERPISGTLLGLIAAFIVWQLVAFFRKSRKAREAALLPTANTATAA, via the coding sequence ATGGACATCCTGCACAACCTGGCGTTCGGCTTCAGCCATGCGCTGACCTGGCAGAACCTGATGTTCTGCGCCATCGGCTGCACCGTGGGCACCCTGGTGGGCCTGCTGCCCGGCCTGGGCCCGCTGGCCACCATCAGCCTGCTGCTGCCGCTGACCTATTCCATCCCCACCACCGGCGCGCTGATCATGCTGGCCGGCATCTACTACGGGGCGCAGTACGGCGACAGCGTGAGCGCCATCACGATGAAGATCCCGCATGCCAGCAGCATCGTGGCTTGCATAGACGGGTATGCGATGACGCTCAAGGGCAAGACCGGGCTGGCCTTGTTCACCGCGGGCTTTTCCAGCTTCATCGGCGGCACGGTGGCCATCGTGGTGCTGTCCAGCCTGGCACCCACGCTGGGCGAGGTGGCGCTGCTGTTCGGGCCCACCGACTACTGCGCGCTGATGCTGGTGGGCTTCGTCTGCGTGAGCTTCGTGACCACCGGCAGCCTGCTCAACGGCCTGGCCATGTGCCTGATCGGCGTGCTGCTCGGCCAGATCGGCACCGACGTGACCAGCGGCCAGACGCGCTACACCTTCGACATCCCCTTCCTGGCCGACGGCGTGGGCCTGGTCAGCATCGCGCTGGGCTGCTTCGGCATCGCCGAGATCACCAAGAACCTGGATGCCCGCGAGGAGCGCTCGCCCTTCAACGGCAAGATCGACCTGATCCCGACCTGGGCCGAGTTCAAGCGCATCATCCCCAGCGCGCTGCGCGGCTCGGTGGTGGGTTCGGTGCTGGGCATCCTGCCCGGCGGCGGCCCGGTGATCGCGCAGTTCGCGGCCTATGCGCTGGACAAGAAGGTCAGCAAGTACAAGGACGAGATCGGCCAGGGCGCCATCGAAGGCGTGGCCGGCCAGGCCGCCGCCGACGAGGCCGCCGCGCGCACCAGCTTCATCCCGCTGATGAGCATCGGCATCCCGGAGAACGCGGTGATGGCGCTGATGATGGCCGCCTTCATCATCAAGGGCATCCAGCCCGGCCCCAACATGATCTCGGGCCACCCCGAGCTGTTCTGGGGCCTGGTGGCCTCCATGTGGGTGGGCAACTGCTTCCTGCTGCTGCTGAACGTGCCGCTGGTGCGCTACTGGCTGTCGGTCTTCAAGATTCCGTATGCGGTGCTGTTCCCGTCGATCTTGTTCTTCTGCTGCATCGGCACCTACAGCGTCAACAACAACCTGGACGAGATCTTCGTGACCGCGGGCTTCGGCCTGGCCGGCTACCTGTTCATGCGCCTGGGGCTGGATGCGGCGCCGCTGATGCTGGGCTTCATCCTGGGGCCGATGCTGGAAGAGAACTTCCGCCGCGCGATGCTGATCAGCCGCGGCCACTTCTCGGTGTTCGTCGAGCGGCCGATCAGCGGCACGCTGCTGGGCCTGATCGCGGCCTTCATCGTGTGGCAGCTGGTGGCCTTCTTCCGCAAGTCGCGCAAGGCGCGTGAGGCGGCGCTGCTGCCGACCGCCAACACCGCCACCGCCGCCTGA
- a CDS encoding tripartite tricarboxylate transporter TctB family protein: MNQNTARGLFLAAIALAFGGGALLHFPIGTFSRAGAGLFPLMISSLLLLIAVAMLVRARLVPPVPMDFNFRNIALIMASLGGMALASLYLDMAVGIVVMVFISAFAGTTYSIKRNAIVSASLILVAFGFQQLLGLNLPLF, translated from the coding sequence ATGAACCAGAACACAGCCCGAGGACTGTTCCTCGCCGCGATCGCGCTCGCCTTCGGAGGGGGCGCGCTGCTGCACTTTCCGATCGGCACCTTCAGCCGGGCCGGCGCGGGCCTGTTCCCGCTGATGATCAGCAGCCTGCTGCTGCTCATCGCCGTGGCCATGCTGGTGCGCGCGCGCCTCGTGCCGCCGGTGCCGATGGACTTCAACTTCAGGAACATCGCGCTGATCATGGCCTCGCTGGGCGGCATGGCGCTGGCCTCGCTGTACCTGGACATGGCGGTGGGCATCGTCGTGATGGTGTTCATCTCGGCCTTCGCCGGCACCACCTACTCCATCAAGCGCAATGCCATCGTCTCGGCCTCGCTGATCCTCGTGGCCTTCGGCTTCCAGCAGCTGCTGGGCCTCAACCTGCCGCTGTTCTGA
- a CDS encoding TerB family tellurite resistance protein, translating into MRHYPANSPEAAARIVALVLISDGHVCRSELALLEEMDLPGELGLRADAMPAIVQTLCEDLLTAAPHGAGLGSSVDADLLGALMRDITDLSLQRKVVQLALAAAAADAHLSDGEEAMLEAVRRHWPQAMPLAIA; encoded by the coding sequence ATGCGCCACTACCCCGCCAACAGCCCGGAAGCCGCCGCCCGCATCGTCGCGCTGGTCCTCATCTCCGACGGCCACGTGTGCCGGTCGGAACTGGCCTTGCTGGAAGAGATGGACCTGCCCGGTGAGCTGGGCCTGCGCGCCGATGCGATGCCAGCCATCGTGCAGACGCTGTGCGAAGACCTGCTGACCGCGGCGCCGCACGGCGCGGGCCTGGGCAGCAGCGTGGACGCCGATCTGCTGGGCGCGTTGATGCGTGACATCACCGACCTATCGCTGCAGCGCAAGGTGGTGCAGCTGGCCCTGGCGGCGGCCGCGGCCGATGCCCACCTGAGCGACGGCGAAGAAGCGATGCTGGAGGCGGTGCGCCGCCACTGGCCGCAGGCGATGCCGCTGGCGATTGCCTGA
- a CDS encoding HPF/RaiA family ribosome-associated protein: MQVVFTSRDPQAAGLRLLAEQRLRFALRRLKTRVPRAEVELSDVNGPRGGVDKRCQLALRTDGVGPVVVSSVAADWRSALDRALARATRFLLREARRAQDMRRQRRRARAAEASAD, from the coding sequence ATGCAAGTCGTCTTCACCTCCCGCGATCCGCAGGCTGCCGGCCTGCGCCTGCTGGCCGAGCAGCGTCTGCGCTTTGCGCTGCGCCGCCTGAAAACCCGCGTGCCGCGGGCCGAGGTGGAACTGTCGGACGTGAACGGCCCGCGCGGCGGCGTCGACAAGCGCTGCCAGCTGGCCTTGCGCACCGACGGGGTGGGCCCGGTGGTGGTGAGTTCGGTGGCCGCCGACTGGCGCAGCGCGCTGGACCGTGCCCTGGCGCGGGCGACGCGCTTCCTGCTGCGCGAGGCCCGTCGCGCGCAAGACATGCGGCGGCAGCGGCGGCGCGCACGCGCGGCTGAGGCAAGCGCCGACTGA
- a CDS encoding sugar ABC transporter ATP-binding protein — protein MERTPLLTLEGIGKDYAATVLDGVSLSLQRGEVLALTGENGAGKSTLSKIVCGLVNPTRGRMTLDGQAYAPVSRRDAERQGVRMVLQELGLVPTLTVAENLLLGALPHTAGWLRRGEMAQRARAQLARIGLEDLDPWTPVSRLGIGHQQMVEIARNLHDDTRVLMLDEPTAMLTPRETDRLFEQVAQLVAAGVSIVYVSHRLEELQRIAHRVAVLRDGRLVDVLPMQGLREEELVERMIGRTLVEDNGRGRRPAGPVRLRVQGLARGKVVRPTSLELHGGEILGLAGLVGSGRTELLRLIYGADQPDAGSVELLPIDGGPARRWRNPVQAVKAGIGLVSEDRKAEGLLLPQSIRVNTTLSDLGAVSARGWLKPARESGLVQQLVKTLRVRCTDEEQPVAALSGGNQQKVIFARWLHRNCEVLLLDEPTRGVDIGARADLYSQLERMAAEGRALLVVSSDLRELMALCDRIGVMSGGRLVRTFERGQWTEQSLLAAAFSAAVPAEDATLSEPA, from the coding sequence ATGGAGCGCACGCCGCTGCTGACGCTGGAAGGCATCGGCAAGGACTACGCGGCCACCGTGCTGGACGGCGTCAGCCTCTCGCTGCAACGCGGCGAGGTGCTGGCGCTGACCGGCGAGAACGGCGCCGGCAAGAGCACGCTGTCGAAGATCGTCTGCGGGCTGGTCAACCCCACCCGCGGCCGCATGACGCTGGACGGCCAGGCCTATGCCCCCGTCTCGCGGCGTGATGCCGAACGGCAGGGCGTGCGCATGGTGCTGCAGGAGCTGGGCCTGGTGCCCACGCTCACCGTGGCCGAGAACCTGCTGCTGGGCGCCCTGCCCCACACCGCCGGCTGGCTCAGGCGCGGCGAGATGGCGCAGCGCGCCCGCGCGCAGCTGGCCCGCATCGGGCTGGAAGACCTGGACCCGTGGACGCCCGTCTCGCGCCTGGGCATCGGCCACCAGCAGATGGTGGAAATCGCCCGCAACCTGCACGACGACACCCGCGTGCTGATGCTGGACGAGCCGACCGCGATGCTGACCCCGCGCGAGACCGACCGGCTGTTCGAGCAGGTGGCGCAGCTGGTGGCGGCGGGCGTGTCCATCGTCTACGTGTCGCACCGGCTGGAAGAGCTGCAGCGCATCGCCCACCGCGTGGCCGTGCTGCGCGACGGCCGGCTGGTGGACGTGCTGCCGATGCAGGGCCTGCGTGAAGAAGAACTGGTCGAACGCATGATCGGCCGCACCCTGGTGGAAGACAACGGCCGTGGCCGCCGGCCTGCGGGCCCGGTGCGGCTGCGGGTGCAGGGCCTGGCCCGCGGCAAGGTGGTGCGCCCCACCAGCCTGGAGCTGCACGGCGGCGAGATCCTGGGCCTGGCCGGCCTGGTGGGCTCGGGCCGCACCGAGCTGCTGCGCCTGATCTACGGCGCCGACCAGCCCGACGCCGGCAGCGTGGAGCTGCTGCCCATTGACGGCGGCCCGGCGCGCCGCTGGCGCAACCCCGTGCAGGCGGTGAAGGCCGGCATCGGCCTGGTGAGCGAAGACCGCAAGGCCGAGGGCCTGCTGCTGCCGCAGTCCATCCGCGTCAACACCACGCTCAGCGACCTCGGTGCCGTCTCGGCCCGCGGCTGGCTGAAGCCGGCGCGCGAAAGCGGCCTGGTGCAACAACTGGTGAAAACGCTGCGGGTGCGCTGCACCGACGAAGAACAACCCGTGGCCGCGCTCAGCGGCGGCAACCAGCAGAAGGTGATCTTCGCCCGCTGGCTGCACCGCAACTGCGAGGTGCTGCTGCTGGATGAGCCCACCCGCGGCGTCGACATTGGCGCCCGCGCCGACTTGTACAGCCAACTGGAACGCATGGCCGCCGAAGGCCGCGCGCTGCTGGTGGTGTCCAGCGACCTGCGCGAGCTGATGGCGCTGTGCGACCGCATCGGCGTGATGAGCGGCGGCCGCCTCGTGCGCACCTTCGAGCGCGGCCAATGGACCGAACAATCCCTGCTGGCGGCGGCCTTCTCGGCCGCTGTGCCGGCTGAAGACGCAACCCTGAGCGAGCCCGCATGA
- the rbsK gene encoding ribokinase, translating into MSSTSTSPAIVVLGSLNMDLLMRVPRAPQAGETLLGRSLQHLPGGKGGNQAVSCARQGAAVTLIARVGRDADGDALCAALSADGIRLDAVQRDDTEATGVALVMVEDSAQNRIVVIPGANLTVTLDEAVFAQALQGAGAFVTQLESPLSVVLRAVALAQAAGCPVVLNPSPMQPLPDALWPQIDTLVVNEVEAAEYTGLPVADGIGAVAAARALMQRGVRRVVVTLGAQGAVSVDAQAAVWHPSLKVQAVDTTAAGDTFTGALAVALARGAALPEAARRGIRAAALCVTRPGAQPSIPHASEVDAMPEPPPWSAL; encoded by the coding sequence ATGAGCAGCACTTCGACCAGCCCAGCCATCGTGGTACTCGGCAGCCTGAACATGGACCTGCTGATGCGGGTGCCGCGGGCGCCGCAGGCCGGTGAAACCCTGCTCGGCCGCTCGCTGCAGCACCTGCCCGGTGGCAAGGGCGGCAACCAGGCCGTGAGCTGCGCCCGCCAGGGCGCCGCGGTGACGCTGATCGCCCGCGTGGGCCGCGACGCCGACGGCGATGCGCTGTGCGCCGCACTGTCGGCCGACGGCATCCGCCTCGATGCGGTGCAGCGCGACGACACCGAGGCCACCGGCGTGGCGCTGGTGATGGTGGAAGACAGCGCGCAGAACCGCATCGTCGTCATCCCCGGCGCCAACCTCACGGTGACGCTGGATGAAGCGGTGTTCGCCCAGGCGCTGCAGGGCGCGGGCGCCTTCGTCACCCAGCTCGAATCGCCGCTGTCGGTGGTGCTGCGCGCGGTGGCACTGGCGCAGGCCGCCGGCTGCCCGGTGGTGCTCAATCCGTCACCCATGCAGCCGCTGCCGGACGCGCTCTGGCCGCAAATCGACACCCTGGTGGTCAACGAAGTGGAAGCCGCCGAATACACCGGCCTGCCGGTGGCCGACGGGATCGGCGCCGTGGCCGCCGCGCGGGCGCTGATGCAGCGTGGCGTGCGCCGCGTGGTGGTGACGCTGGGCGCGCAGGGCGCGGTGAGCGTGGATGCGCAGGCCGCGGTCTGGCACCCGTCGTTGAAGGTGCAGGCGGTGGACACCACCGCCGCCGGCGACACCTTCACCGGCGCGCTGGCCGTGGCCCTGGCCCGCGGCGCCGCGCTGCCCGAGGCGGCACGCCGCGGCATCCGCGCCGCGGCGCTGTGCGTCACCCGCCCCGGCGCGCAACCGTCCATCCCGCATGCGTCCGAGGTGGATGCCATGCCCGAACCCCCGCCCTGGAGTGCCCTATGA
- a CDS encoding methyl-accepting chemotaxis protein: protein MSSVFFGPAIWLMSRLRFGMKFALSGTIVFGLLAFLGVASVIASYQQVGALRSQAAAVDLMKSLAQWNQVLIESRRITITAPPGDTTVRERFRQQAAVVERTLTEIETQVAQALPLFDMRKDVQGLREGWVELQKKVEALPLDAEFAPKAFAAHAPEYGRLYAFMREMGDRSGMALGSDLDLFYLGYPLANNTPSTAGIAVRMAAYTALNMARGVLSPADKVFYEVTEARLNDTFGNVQNMLKQAMKANPDLEQRLGPPFDALKTSSQQYLAFVRKHFTAADAITVTPAQAAEAARPTIDAAWALVEQNRAVLADLLAERIERATLHRNLTTALLLLGTLASLYFYVGMYLGTRHSLDRVTGSVRAIADGQLGQVQPVQARDEFADLSSALAQADQALAAMIAKVRLSSESVASASADIAQGNQHLSERTEEQASALQQTAATMEQLNTTVRANADSAVQANDLAQTASQVAAQGGEVVGRVVGTMQAISDSSSQISDIIGVIDGIAFQTNILALNAAVEAARAGEQGRGFAVVAGEVRTLAQRSAEAAKQIKTLIGRSVEQVQGGTQLVAEAGQTMAEIVASIQRVSHIVAEISSASQAQSAGITQVGQAVGQMDHVTQQNAALVEQSAAAAESLKSQAQQLVRAVDVFKLAGAQAGA from the coding sequence GTGAGTTCAGTATTCTTCGGCCCCGCGATCTGGTTGATGTCGCGCCTTCGTTTCGGAATGAAGTTTGCGCTGTCAGGCACCATCGTTTTCGGCCTGTTGGCCTTTTTGGGCGTGGCCAGCGTCATCGCCAGTTATCAGCAGGTGGGCGCCTTGCGTTCGCAGGCCGCCGCCGTCGATTTGATGAAGAGTTTGGCGCAATGGAATCAGGTGCTGATCGAAAGCCGGCGCATCACGATCACCGCGCCGCCCGGCGACACCACGGTGCGCGAGCGCTTCAGGCAGCAGGCCGCGGTGGTGGAACGCACGCTGACCGAGATCGAGACGCAGGTGGCGCAGGCATTGCCGCTGTTCGACATGCGCAAGGACGTGCAGGGTTTGCGCGAGGGCTGGGTCGAATTGCAGAAAAAGGTTGAGGCGCTGCCGCTGGACGCTGAATTTGCGCCCAAGGCTTTTGCGGCGCACGCGCCCGAATATGGCCGCTTGTATGCCTTCATGCGTGAGATGGGCGACCGCTCGGGCATGGCGCTGGGATCCGATCTGGATTTGTTCTACCTGGGCTATCCGTTGGCCAACAACACGCCCAGCACCGCCGGTATTGCGGTGCGCATGGCTGCCTACACCGCCTTGAACATGGCGCGGGGCGTGCTGTCGCCGGCCGACAAGGTGTTTTATGAGGTGACCGAAGCACGGCTGAACGACACCTTTGGCAATGTTCAGAACATGCTCAAGCAGGCCATGAAGGCCAACCCCGACTTGGAGCAGCGCCTGGGCCCGCCGTTCGATGCCTTGAAAACCAGTTCCCAGCAATACCTGGCCTTTGTGCGCAAGCACTTCACCGCGGCAGACGCCATCACCGTGACGCCGGCGCAGGCGGCTGAGGCGGCCAGGCCCACCATCGACGCTGCCTGGGCGCTGGTGGAGCAGAACCGCGCCGTGCTGGCCGACCTGCTGGCCGAGCGCATCGAGCGCGCCACGCTGCACCGCAACCTCACCACCGCGCTGCTGCTGCTGGGCACGCTGGCGTCGCTGTATTTCTACGTGGGCATGTACCTGGGCACGCGCCACAGCCTGGACCGCGTGACCGGTTCGGTGCGCGCCATTGCCGACGGGCAGCTGGGCCAGGTGCAGCCGGTGCAGGCCCGCGACGAGTTCGCCGACCTGTCCAGCGCGCTGGCGCAGGCCGACCAGGCGCTGGCCGCGATGATCGCCAAGGTGCGCTTGAGCTCCGAGTCGGTGGCCAGCGCCAGCGCCGACATCGCGCAGGGCAATCAGCACCTGAGCGAGCGCACCGAAGAGCAGGCCAGCGCGTTGCAGCAGACGGCCGCCACGATGGAACAGCTGAACACCACGGTGCGCGCCAATGCCGACAGCGCGGTGCAGGCCAACGACCTGGCGCAGACCGCCTCGCAGGTGGCGGCCCAGGGCGGCGAGGTGGTGGGCCGGGTGGTGGGCACCATGCAGGCCATCAGCGACAGCAGCAGCCAGATCAGCGACATCATCGGCGTGATCGACGGCATCGCCTTCCAGACCAACATCCTGGCCCTCAACGCGGCGGTGGAGGCGGCGCGCGCCGGCGAACAGGGCCGGGGCTTTGCCGTGGTGGCCGGCGAGGTGCGCACGCTGGCGCAGCGCAGCGCCGAGGCGGCCAAGCAGATCAAGACCTTGATCGGCCGCAGCGTCGAGCAGGTGCAGGGCGGTACGCAGCTGGTGGCCGAGGCGGGCCAGACCATGGCCGAGATCGTGGCGTCCATCCAGCGCGTGAGCCACATCGTGGCCGAGATCTCCTCAGCCAGCCAGGCGCAGAGCGCCGGCATCACCCAGGTGGGGCAGGCCGTGGGGCAGATGGACCATGTGACGCAGCAGAACGCCGCGCTGGTCGAGCAAAGCGCTGCCGCCGCCGAGAGCCTGAAGAGTCAGGCGCAGCAGCTGGTGCGTGCGGTGGACGTGTTCAAGCTGGCCGGCGCCCAGGCTGGCGCCTAG